The following proteins come from a genomic window of Rattus norvegicus strain BN/NHsdMcwi chromosome 8, GRCr8, whole genome shotgun sequence:
- the Jrkl gene encoding jerky protein homolog-like, whose amino-acid sequence MSGKRKRVVLTIKDKLDIIKKLEDGGSSKQLAVIYGIGETTVRDIRKNKEKIITYASSSDSTSLLAKRKSMKPSMYEELDRAMLEWFNQQRAKGNPISGPICAKRAEFFFYALGMDGDFNPSAGWLTRFKQRHSIREINIRNERLNGDETAVEEFCNHFRDFIEQENLQPEQIYNADETGLFWKCLPSRTAVVKGKCTVPGHNSGEERITVMCCTNATGLHKLKLCVVGKARKPRSFKSTDTFNLPVSYFSQKGAWMDLSIFRQWFDKIFVPQVREYLKSKGLQEKAVLLLDNSPTHPNENVLRSDDGQIFAKYLPPNVASLIQPLGQGVIATMKRNYRAGLLHNNLEEGNDLKSFWKKLTLLDALYEIAMAWNFVKPVTISRAWKQILPAMEEKEGLDFDEEDISGATVATILQHTKGLENVTPESLEKWLEIDSTEPGYEVLTDSEIIRRAQGQTDESSENDEEGIELIPEKHINHTTALQWTENLLDYLEQQGDMILPDRLVIRKLRATIRNKQKMTNPSQ is encoded by the coding sequence ATGTCAGGGAAACGGAAGCGTGTGGTATTGACTATTAAAGATAAACTTGATATAATAAAGAAACTCGAAGATGGAGGCTCTTCCAAGCAACTGGCGGTGATTTATGGAATTGGTGAAACAACAGTCAGGGatataagaaaaaataaggaaaagatcATAACTTATGCAAGCAGCTCTGATTCCACAAGTCTTCTGGCCAAGAGAAAGTCTATGAAGCCGTCCATGTATGAGGAACTAGACAGAGCAATGTTAGAATGGTTCAATCAGCAGAGAGCTAAAGGGAATCCCATATCTGGACCAATTTGTGCCAAACGGGCAGAGTTCTTTTTCTACGCTTTGGGAATGGATGGCGATTTTAACCCTTCTGCTGGTTGGTTAACACGCTTTAAGCAGCGACACAGCATTAGAGAGATTAACATTAGAAATGAACGATTAAATGGAGATGAGACTGCTGTGGAAGAATTTTGTAACCACTTTAGAGATTTTATCGAACAGGAAAATCTGCAGCCAGAACAGATCTACAATGCAGATGAGACTGGACTCTTTTGGAAGTGCCTCCCTTCCAGGACTGCAGTAGTTAAAGGTAAATGTACTGTCCCTGGGCACAACTCCGGTGAAGAAAGGATCACCGTTATGTGTTGCACCAATGCAACAGGCTTGCACAAACTTAAGCTCTGTGTTGTGGGAAAAGCAAGGAAACCTCGTTCCTTCAAGTCAACGGACACCTTCAACCTGCCTGTCTCGTATTTCAGCCAGAAAGGTGCATGGATGGATCTCTCCATTTTCCGACAATGGTTTGATAAGATTTTTGTGCCTCAGGTTCGAGAGTACTTAAAATCTAAAGGCTTGCAGGAAAAAGCAGTGCTCTTGCTGGATAATTCCCCAACACATCCAAATGAAAATGTCCTGAGGTCAGATGATGGTCAAATATTTGCTAAATATTTACCACCCAATGTAGCTTCATTGATTCAACCCTTGGGTCAGGGAGTCATAGCAACCATGAAAAGAAACTATCGTGCAGGTCTTCTTCATAACAATTTGGAAGAAGGTAATGACCTGAAATCATTCTGGAAGAAGCTGACTCTGTTGGATGCActttatgaaatagcaatggcATGGAACTTCGTAAAGCCAGTTACTATCAGCAGAGCTTGGAAACAGATTCTTCCTGCCATGGAGGAAAAAGAAGGCTTGGACTTTGATGAAGAAGATATTTCTGGTGCTACTGTGGCTACCATTTTACAGCATACCAAAGGACTGGAAAATGTGACTCCTGAAAGTTTGGAAAAGTGGCTGGAGATTGACAGTACTGAGCCAGGGTATGAAGTCTTAACGGATAGTGAAATCATCAGAAGAGCCCAAGGCCAGACAGATGAATCTAGTGAAAATGATGAGGAAGGAATTGAACTGATTCCAGAGAAACACATAAATCACACAACTGCTCTCCAATGGACTGAGAATTTATTAGATTATCTAGAACAGCAAGGTGATATGATTCTACCTGACAGACTGGTAATACGTAAACTTAGAGCCACCatcagaaataaacagaaaatgacAAACCCAAGTCAATAA